The Flavivirga eckloniae genomic interval TTAGGTTTCGATTCTGGAAGAATGAAAACAGGAACACCTCCAAGAGTAGATGGACGTAGTTTAGATTTCTCTAAAATGGTAGAACAACCTGGTGATGATAATCCTGAAAAGTTCTCTTATTTAGATATCACAAAACCACTTAAAGAACAGCGTTCTTGTTACATGACTTATACCAGTTCTGAGGTTCATGATTTACTTCGTGAAGGCTTCGATAGGTCTCCAATGTTTAATGGTAGAATTAAAAGTTTAGGCCCTCGCTATTGTCCTTCTATAGAAGATAAGATAAATCGATTTGCAGATAAAGATAGACATCAATTATTTATTGAACCTGAAGGATGGAATACATGCGAAGTTTATGTAAATGGGTTCTCTACTTCGCTACCAGAAGATGTCCAATTTAAAGCATTGCGATCTGTAATTGGTTTTGAAAACGTGAAGTTTTTTAGACCTGGATACGCTATCGAATATGACTATTTTCCACCTACTCAATTAAAGCATACTTTAGAAACGAAGCTTGTAGAGGGATTGTATTTTGCAGGTCAAATTAATGGAACTACAGGTTATGAAGAAGCAGCTTCTCAAGGATTAATGGCAGGTATAAATGCTAGTTTAAAAGTAAACAAAAAAGACCCTTTTACTCTTAAAAGGGATGAAGCTTATATAGGTGTTTTAATAGATGATCTAATTACTAAAGGCACAGAAGAGCCATATAGAATGTTTACATCAAGGGCTGAATATAGAACATTGTTGCGCCAGGATAATGCCGATTTAAGATTAACTCCTAAAGGTTTTGAATTAGGGTTGGCTAGTGAAGAACGTTTAAAGCGTATGGAGCAAAAACACAATGATGCAGAAAAGTTCGTAGAGTTCTTTACCAAAACAAGTGTAAAACCAGAAGAGGCAAATCCTGTTTTAGAAGCTAAAGGATCATCACCAGTTAAACAATCTGATAAGATGTTTAAGATCTTTTCCAGACCAAAAATTACTATAGACGATGTTAGAAAATTTAAAGCTGTAGAACAATATATTCAAGATAATAATTTAGACAATGAGGTTATTGAACAGACCGAAATTCAAGTTAAGTATTCTGGATATATAGCCAAAGAAAAAAACAATGCAGATAAATTAAGTAGGTTAGAGTATGTAAAAATTCCAGAGAATTTTGATTACTCACAAATCAAATCGATGAGTTTTGAAGCAAGGGAAAAACTCAAAAAAATACAACCCACAACCGTATCTCAAGCATCACGAATTAGTGGTGTATCTCCAAATGATATTTCTGTTTTATTAGTTTATATGGGTAGATAGTTTTCATATGTTCCACGTGGAACACTTATATAAAATTTCAAATATTTCATTCTAATAAATTTCGAATCTATTTTAAATGAAACAAAATTTAAATAATTTTAAAGTAAAAGATCATTCCGTTTCTGGTGAAAAATTTAAGCTCATTATAAATTCTGAATATGGTTTTCTTGAAACTTCACCGCAACCTTCTTTAGAAAAATTACCGGATTATTATAAAAGTGAAGACTATATTTCTCATACAGATTCAAAACGAAATTTGTTTGAAAAAGTATATCATGTGATCAGAAAAATTTCATTGAAAAAGAAATTGAATTTGATTAATTCTTTTTCATCAGAAGAAAAAAACCTGTTAGATATTGGATGCGGAACTGGTGATTTTTTACAAATTGCAAAACAAAATAATTGGAATATTTTTGGAATCGAACCAAATGATGATGCTCGAAAAATAGCAAATAAAAAAACAAACAATTCAGTTTATAAAATTGAACAACTTCAAAAATTTGATTCAAATAGTTTCGATGTTATTTCTCTATGGCACGTTCTAGAACATTTACCAAATTTAAATGAACATATAAATATCTTTAAAAAATTATTAAAACCAAATGGTACTTTAATAATAGCTGTTCCTAATTACAAATCGTACGACGCAAAATATTATAAAGAATTTTGGGCTGCTTATGATGTACCTCGACATCTTTGGCATTTTGATAAAACATCAATTTCTAAATTATTTTCTAAAGTTTCAATGAAGCTGATAAAAACTAAACCCATGCGTTATGATGCATTTTATGTAAGTCTACTTTCTGAAAAATACAAGCATGGAAAAATGAATCCGATAAAAGGATTTTGGATTGGATTTATTTCAAATTTAAAAGCAATAAGTACAAAAGAGTCTTCTTCCTTAATTTACATCCTTAAAAATAGCTAAAACTTATTTAAACAAACTATTTCACCAGTTCTATATCTGAAACATCCAAATACAAGCAACGCTTTTAAAAGCCTCTTAAATCGCTTTAAATCGATTCTTTTTCAATAGATAATTATTATTTTACAATTAAAATTCTATAAATAATCGTTATAATCTAAATTCAAAATAATTTAACTTCATTTTTAGCTTTACTTTATTACATTTGTTCGGATTTTAAAAAATATTAAAATGAGAAATATAGCATACGTATTATTGGTAGCATTTGTTTTTACTTCTTGTCAAAAAGAAAAAAGAATAGGATTTATAGACAACGGAATTGTTATAAATGATTTTCAAGAAAAAAAAGATTTAGAAACTAAATTCCAAGCTAAAGAAGTTGCCTTTAGAAAAAAATTCGATAGCATTGACCAGGCTTTTGATTTAGAAGTACAGAAGTTTCAATTAGAGGCTAAAAAAATGTCTCAGAAAAAAGCTCAGGAAAGATACCAGGAATTGGGTCAGAAAAAACAACTACTAGATCAACAAAAACAAATGGAAGGTCAACAGTTTCAACAAGCCTTTCAAGCAGAAATTGATTCTGTGATAATAAGAGTAAAAGATTTTGTTAAGGATTATGGAAAGAAAAATGGTTACACATATATTTTAGGTACAAGTGATGCTGCAGCCAATGTTTTATATGGTACAGATGAAAACGATCTTACACAAACTATTTTAGACGCTTTAAACGAGGATTACAAAAAATAAGTTTTTTCTCATATATAAAAAAAAGAGCTTTATTCTAATAAAGCTCTTTTTTTTATATATTTAATCTAAGTTAGATATAACAATAAATATATCTAATTAAATATCAATACTTTACATTAAAATATAGGGGAAACTTTTCTATTTTAATGAGTTTAACCTTAAATAAGATTCTTGTTAGTACAAACTCAGATTATTTATAATTTATTCAATAATTAATTTCTTAGTTGCTTTACCTTTATTAGTTACTAATTCAAGAAAGTAAAGACCTGAAGATAAACTAGAAGTATCTATGATTTCTTCTTTTGTGGTTTGTATAAACTGACCCAAACTATTGTAAATAGTTACAGTATACAATTCTATACCATCTTGCAATTTAATGGTAGTTTGTATATTGGCAGGATTTGGCGATATACCAAATTTAGATACTAGATAAGTATCGGACGATAAAACAGTACCTAAACCATAAACTCTTACTTC includes:
- the mnmG gene encoding tRNA uridine-5-carboxymethylaminomethyl(34) synthesis enzyme MnmG, whose translation is MFNEVYDVIVVGAGHAGSEAAAAAANMGSKTLLVTMNLQNIAQMSCNPAMGGIAKGQIVREIDALGGYSGIVSDTSAIQFKMLNKSKGPAMWSPRVQSDRMRFAEDWRLLLERTPNLDFYQEMVSGLIIEKGKVTGVKTSLGVEIKAKSVVLTNGTFLNGLIHIGDKNFGGGRAGEKAATGITEQLVSLGFDSGRMKTGTPPRVDGRSLDFSKMVEQPGDDNPEKFSYLDITKPLKEQRSCYMTYTSSEVHDLLREGFDRSPMFNGRIKSLGPRYCPSIEDKINRFADKDRHQLFIEPEGWNTCEVYVNGFSTSLPEDVQFKALRSVIGFENVKFFRPGYAIEYDYFPPTQLKHTLETKLVEGLYFAGQINGTTGYEEAASQGLMAGINASLKVNKKDPFTLKRDEAYIGVLIDDLITKGTEEPYRMFTSRAEYRTLLRQDNADLRLTPKGFELGLASEERLKRMEQKHNDAEKFVEFFTKTSVKPEEANPVLEAKGSSPVKQSDKMFKIFSRPKITIDDVRKFKAVEQYIQDNNLDNEVIEQTEIQVKYSGYIAKEKNNADKLSRLEYVKIPENFDYSQIKSMSFEAREKLKKIQPTTVSQASRISGVSPNDISVLLVYMGR
- a CDS encoding class I SAM-dependent methyltransferase: MKQNLNNFKVKDHSVSGEKFKLIINSEYGFLETSPQPSLEKLPDYYKSEDYISHTDSKRNLFEKVYHVIRKISLKKKLNLINSFSSEEKNLLDIGCGTGDFLQIAKQNNWNIFGIEPNDDARKIANKKTNNSVYKIEQLQKFDSNSFDVISLWHVLEHLPNLNEHINIFKKLLKPNGTLIIAVPNYKSYDAKYYKEFWAAYDVPRHLWHFDKTSISKLFSKVSMKLIKTKPMRYDAFYVSLLSEKYKHGKMNPIKGFWIGFISNLKAISTKESSSLIYILKNS
- a CDS encoding OmpH family outer membrane protein, with translation MRNIAYVLLVAFVFTSCQKEKRIGFIDNGIVINDFQEKKDLETKFQAKEVAFRKKFDSIDQAFDLEVQKFQLEAKKMSQKKAQERYQELGQKKQLLDQQKQMEGQQFQQAFQAEIDSVIIRVKDFVKDYGKKNGYTYILGTSDAAANVLYGTDENDLTQTILDALNEDYKK